The genome window CCATAACCCGCAGACGCTTTGGGCTAAACCAAAACCTGGTTGACCTGGGCGGCTTTGTGATTAATTTAACTGACCGTATTATTTCTTACCATGCTGCCGAGGTAAATACAATAACAAAAAAGGAATTCGACCTTATTGCGTATTTAATTTTGCACAAAAATCGTACGCTTACACGTTCGCAGCTTAGCGAGCATATCTGGGGCAGTATTATAAACGATGATTACGACTCTAACTATATTGACGCGCACATTAAAAATATCCGAAAAAAATTAAATGCCTTTGCATCGCCCGATTGGCTTGAAACTGTGCGCGGGCTGGGTTATAAAATAAAAATAAGCAGTTGATAAGGAACAGAGCCAGGAATCGAGATAAAAGAGTCAGTGATTTTAAACTGATATTTAGCAGATCATGCATCTTGAATCCTTACAGCTTGTTCCAGACTTGTTACATCTTGCACCGGTAAATGAAGCTACAAACTAAACTTACGCTTTTTAATACCATATCAAAACTGGTTATTGTAACTATTTTTGTGCTGCTTTTACCTGCCCTGATCAAAAATATTAACCAAACATATACAGACAGCAAGCTTCGAAAGCAAAAGGACAAGCTACTGAAGATAGTTGAGAATCAGGGCATAAAAACCTACATCCAGAATGGCGAGAGCGATGCCAGCTATTACACCCCGCTTAAGGAAGATTACGTTAGTTTGGATGTAGATTCGTTACCGGGCTATATTGATACTATAAAAAACGAAAAGAGGATACTACAGGGCGACACTATTGAATACCGCATCCTGAGCCATAATTTCAGAGCCGACAATAAGAAATACCTGCTTGAAATTGCTATTAGTGTTGATGCCATTAAAGAAACTACCCGGCCATTGCAAAGCCTTGCTTTCAGGGTTTTGGTGGCCATGATATTATTGACCATATTGGCCGACCAGGTTTATTCAAATTATGTGCTCAGGCCGCTTGGCTTAATTATTAAAACAAAGCTGGTAGGGCATAAATTTCCAAATTTTGGCTCCTTTAAAGAGGTAAAAACAACCACTTCCGATTTTCAATATCTGGATATAAGTATCCATAAAATGATAGAAACCATTGAAAGCACTTTCCAGAAGGAGCGTGAATTTATTTCGAATGCTTCGCATGAACTGATGACGCCGATCTCTATCCTGCAATCAAAAATTGAGAACATGTTTGAGCGCGAGGATATTGTTGATGAGCTTAAGACGCGGCTGCTGGAAATGCAAAAAATACTTAACCGTTTAAAAAGCATCACCAAAACACTGTTATTGATCTCTCAAATTGAAAATGAACAGTTTTTGAAGGAAGATAAAATTTCGCTGGCTGTATTACTTCAGGACGTTTATGACGAAATCTCTATAAGGTTGCAGGATAAAAATATCAGCTACGAAGCAGATATACCGGCCGACTGGTCCCTGGTTAACGTAAATAAATTTCTGTTATTTAACCTGTTATTTAACCTCATTAACAATGCGATAAAGTATAATAAGACAAATGGGGGAATAAAAGTAATTGCCGCCCGTGAAAACAATGCTTTTACGGTGAGTGTTGTTGATACGGGAATTGGTATAAGTCCGGAAGACATTCCTTATATTTTTAACAGGTTTAAAAAATTCCGGCAGTCGCTCCAGCAAGACAGTTTCGGTCTTGGCCTGCCCATTGTTAAATCAATTGCAGGGTTCCATCATATTCGGATAGAAGTGCAGTCTGAA of Mucilaginibacter xinganensis contains these proteins:
- a CDS encoding response regulator transcription factor encodes the protein MNVLIIEDEKALANELEIFLTNYNYICEVCFDGRSGSEKIGVNLYDFILIDLGLPDYDGLDLLKEAKKSNPEAICIILTARAEVFDRIKGLDLGADDYLPKPFSLLELHSRMQAITRRRFGLNQNLVDLGGFVINLTDRIISYHAAEVNTITKKEFDLIAYLILHKNRTLTRSQLSEHIWGSIINDDYDSNYIDAHIKNIRKKLNAFASPDWLETVRGLGYKIKISS
- a CDS encoding sensor histidine kinase, giving the protein MKLQTKLTLFNTISKLVIVTIFVLLLPALIKNINQTYTDSKLRKQKDKLLKIVENQGIKTYIQNGESDASYYTPLKEDYVSLDVDSLPGYIDTIKNEKRILQGDTIEYRILSHNFRADNKKYLLEIAISVDAIKETTRPLQSLAFRVLVAMILLTILADQVYSNYVLRPLGLIIKTKLVGHKFPNFGSFKEVKTTTSDFQYLDISIHKMIETIESTFQKEREFISNASHELMTPISILQSKIENMFEREDIVDELKTRLLEMQKILNRLKSITKTLLLISQIENEQFLKEDKISLAVLLQDVYDEISIRLQDKNISYEADIPADWSLVNVNKFLLFNLLFNLINNAIKYNKTNGGIKVIAARENNAFTVSVVDTGIGISPEDIPYIFNRFKKFRQSLQQDSFGLGLPIVKSIAGFHHIRIEVQSEKGIGTTFKLIFAPDAITFTP